A window from Ignavibacteriota bacterium encodes these proteins:
- a CDS encoding PAS domain S-box protein → MQSNSEIEKFIERANINLHNLFEVLPVGAIFISEKWNVISINSIAQKIICQNKDIQIDKDANIFSHYFLSSILPLNKILGLKSGNNFEEEINELTNIQNSSEKIFIKGISFIEENNFKGGLLLFQKVNINSENNFDVSNQYSISQLLRNICSCYLIADLSGKIILRTDSNDTCSENINSSGNTIESIFNNEQNIIIKKFIERAIAENSNQNFELIFYSDIETFTYKTVIVPLNNNKGDVISLLFLFKEKNYLNNDTAEYLSNAKELQIYKTFTSAGSEAFFKTNLNGIITYWSNNAELLFIKKNDDVVDQFLEEIFPELNKNNFDKLRSELITLGSWEGELKHLINGTEFAAKTKVKLHKTNRFSELLFYCDKVNVQLQKLNYAKEEENNFFRETVLKSYEMILQANPYGTILFANEKFCNIFGYELDEIRGIAFLDLVDRSYRLENDLSDFSTAVYKKSFEHLPMITKLGKMLDIKSNTNISLSGTNLKYFTIYLSVIDYGKQLDSEISETLLENFPGAIAVLKHNFIIELNKTFEELIGSKLYLLNNGISKIINPNFKEEFEKFIIDEKQKHHENLIPIITEDGKEIEVRFEKIYINKEKNIVVLSIDSESLKLKEKFEESKKYSNEFANFDQVFWKGHLENSEIIIDSFTESIEKITGYKKYDFAINKDLWKDIVHPDDFENFDLAFTNFINDDKENLRLEYRIISKSGIIVWISNRIKKIKSKENLFENFIGIIDNITESVLSKEELNKKISELEKLNNTKDKFISIISHDLKAPFTSIVGFAELGFTQTDLTVEEMKEYFGYITNASIHTLDLINSLLDWTRLQTGRLVIKPTTVNANYLVRKTTEILTGFAAQKNISVNVKVDENIFVQADEGILTQVFNNLVSNSIKFTEKGGSINISARKLDDQQKVEFIVKDSGVGIEQEDIKKLFLVEEKHSTLGTEGERGTGLGLSLVKEIVEKHNGKIYVKSEVNVGTEFIFTIPISTPSILLIDDKQTERVIYSKLIESLTDGILVYTASNFEEAKKIINDKMPMLVISESNINGINSSDFYKLLNNNSPRYIPTYFVLTRKISKEEFDKCRNIGVDGIQTKPIEIKLLKSILDTFILGVK, encoded by the coding sequence ATGCAAAGTAATTCCGAAATAGAAAAATTTATTGAGCGGGCAAATATTAATCTTCATAATTTATTTGAAGTTTTACCGGTTGGTGCTATTTTCATAAGTGAAAAGTGGAATGTTATTTCAATAAATTCTATTGCGCAGAAAATAATTTGTCAGAATAAAGATATTCAAATTGATAAAGATGCAAATATTTTCTCTCATTATTTTCTTTCATCAATTCTTCCGTTAAATAAAATTTTGGGATTGAAAAGCGGAAATAATTTTGAAGAAGAAATTAATGAATTAACCAATATTCAAAATTCATCAGAAAAAATTTTTATAAAAGGAATTTCTTTTATAGAAGAAAATAATTTTAAAGGCGGATTACTTTTATTTCAAAAAGTAAATATTAATTCTGAAAATAATTTTGATGTTTCAAATCAATATTCAATTTCGCAATTATTAAGGAATATTTGTTCGTGTTATTTAATTGCGGATTTATCAGGAAAAATTATTTTAAGAACGGATAGCAATGATACTTGCAGTGAAAATATTAATTCCTCTGGAAATACAATTGAAAGTATTTTTAATAATGAGCAAAACATAATAATTAAGAAATTTATTGAAAGAGCAATTGCAGAAAATTCCAACCAAAATTTTGAATTGATTTTTTATTCGGATATTGAAACATTTACTTATAAAACGGTCATTGTTCCGCTTAATAACAACAAGGGCGATGTGATTTCGCTATTATTTTTATTCAAAGAAAAAAATTATTTAAATAATGATACGGCAGAATATTTGAGTAACGCTAAAGAACTACAAATTTATAAAACATTTACTTCAGCTGGCTCAGAAGCATTTTTCAAAACTAATTTAAATGGAATAATTACATATTGGTCAAACAACGCAGAACTACTTTTCATCAAGAAAAATGATGATGTTGTTGATCAATTTTTGGAAGAAATTTTTCCCGAGTTGAATAAAAATAATTTTGACAAATTAAGAAGTGAACTTATAACTTTAGGCAGCTGGGAAGGCGAGTTGAAGCATTTAATTAACGGAACAGAATTCGCAGCAAAAACAAAAGTTAAACTTCACAAAACGAATAGATTTAGTGAATTATTATTTTATTGCGATAAAGTAAATGTTCAGCTTCAAAAATTAAATTATGCAAAAGAGGAAGAAAATAATTTCTTTAGAGAAACAGTTTTAAAATCCTATGAAATGATTCTTCAAGCAAATCCTTACGGCACAATACTTTTTGCAAATGAAAAATTTTGTAATATTTTTGGTTACGAACTTGATGAAATTAGAGGAATTGCTTTTCTTGATTTAGTAGATAGAAGTTACAGATTAGAAAATGATTTAAGTGATTTTTCAACTGCGGTTTATAAAAAATCTTTTGAACATTTACCAATGATTACTAAACTTGGTAAAATGTTAGATATAAAATCAAATACAAACATTTCGCTTTCCGGAACGAATTTAAAATATTTTACAATTTACCTTTCCGTTATTGATTATGGCAAACAGCTTGATTCTGAAATTTCCGAAACATTATTAGAAAATTTTCCGGGAGCAATTGCTGTACTAAAACATAATTTCATTATTGAGTTAAACAAAACATTTGAAGAATTAATTGGTTCCAAATTGTATTTGCTTAACAATGGAATTTCGAAAATTATAAATCCTAACTTTAAAGAAGAATTTGAGAAATTTATAATTGATGAAAAACAAAAACATCATGAAAATCTTATTCCAATTATTACGGAAGATGGAAAAGAAATTGAAGTAAGATTCGAAAAAATTTATATCAACAAAGAAAAAAATATTGTTGTATTAAGCATTGATTCGGAATCTTTGAAACTTAAAGAGAAGTTTGAAGAATCAAAAAAATATTCAAACGAATTTGCAAATTTTGATCAAGTTTTTTGGAAAGGGCATTTAGAGAATAGCGAAATTATTATTGATTCATTCACGGAATCAATTGAAAAAATTACCGGTTACAAAAAATATGATTTTGCAATTAACAAAGATTTGTGGAAAGATATTGTTCATCCGGACGATTTTGAAAACTTTGATTTAGCATTTACAAATTTCATTAATGATGACAAAGAAAATCTTCGATTAGAATACAGAATAATTTCAAAATCCGGAATAATTGTTTGGATCAGCAACAGAATAAAAAAAATTAAATCAAAAGAAAATTTATTTGAAAATTTTATTGGAATAATTGATAACATAACTGAATCGGTTTTAAGTAAAGAAGAACTTAACAAGAAAATTTCTGAACTTGAAAAACTTAATAATACGAAAGATAAATTCATATCAATAATTTCTCATGATCTAAAAGCTCCCTTTACATCAATAGTTGGATTTGCTGAATTAGGATTTACCCAAACAGATCTAACAGTTGAAGAAATGAAAGAATATTTTGGATATATCACAAACGCATCAATTCATACTTTGGATTTAATAAATAGTTTGCTTGATTGGACAAGATTACAAACCGGAAGATTAGTTATAAAACCAACAACGGTTAATGCAAATTATTTGGTTAGAAAAACCACAGAAATTTTAACTGGATTTGCTGCACAAAAAAATATTTCCGTAAATGTAAAAGTTGATGAGAATATTTTTGTTCAAGCAGATGAAGGAATTTTAACACAAGTTTTTAATAATCTTGTTTCAAACTCAATAAAGTTTACTGAAAAAGGCGGAAGTATAAATATTTCTGCAAGAAAATTAGATGATCAGCAGAAAGTTGAATTCATTGTTAAAGATTCCGGTGTTGGAATTGAGCAAGAAGATATTAAAAAACTTTTTCTAGTTGAAGAAAAACACTCAACTTTAGGTACGGAAGGCGAGCGGGGAACCGGACTTGGATTAAGTTTGGTAAAAGAAATTGTTGAAAAACATAACGGAAAAATTTATGTAAAAAGTGAAGTAAATGTGGGAACAGAATTTATTTTTACAATTCCTATTTCAACACCATCAATTTTATTAATTGATGATAAACAAACTGAAAGAGTTATTTACTCAAAATTAATTGAAAGTTTAACAGACGGAATTTTAGTTTATACTGCATCAAATTTTGAAGAAGCAAAAAAAATTATAAATGATAAAATGCCGATGTTGGTTATTTCTGAAAGCAATATTAACGGAATTAACTCAAGTGATTTTTATAAATTGTTAAATAACAATTCCCCAAGATACATTCCAACATACTTTGTGTTAACAAGAAAAATAAGTAAAGAAGAATTTGATAAGTGCAGAAATATTGGTGTTGACGGTATACAAACAAAACCTATCGAAATAAAACTGCTAAAATCAATTTTAGATACTTTTATTCTTGGAGTAAAATAA
- a CDS encoding SDR family NAD(P)-dependent oxidoreductase: protein MKMLKNKIVFITGASSGIGKACAFAFAEQGAKLIISARRANIIEKVADEIRTNYKVEVFAHKLDVKNKKEVEWTINSLPNEWKKIDILVNNAGLAQGMAKIYEDDINNWEAMIDTNIKGLLYVTRSIVPGMVERKSGHVINIGSTAGHEAYPKGHVYCATKHAVNGITKSLRMDVVDKNIRVSTVDPGAVETNFSNIRFFGDKEKAKNMYKGIIPLVAEDVAEAVLFCATRPAHANIAEIIMMPTQQASAIVFHRTE from the coding sequence ATGAAAATGTTGAAAAATAAAATTGTATTTATAACCGGAGCTTCTTCCGGAATTGGTAAAGCCTGTGCATTTGCATTTGCAGAACAAGGAGCAAAACTTATAATTTCTGCAAGAAGGGCAAACATTATAGAAAAAGTTGCCGATGAAATTAGAACAAATTATAAAGTTGAGGTTTTTGCTCACAAACTTGATGTGAAAAATAAAAAGGAAGTTGAATGGACAATAAATTCACTTCCAAATGAATGGAAAAAAATTGATATTCTTGTAAATAATGCGGGCTTAGCACAAGGAATGGCAAAAATTTATGAGGATGATATTAATAATTGGGAAGCTATGATTGACACAAATATTAAAGGATTGCTTTATGTAACTCGTTCTATTGTACCGGGAATGGTTGAAAGAAAAAGCGGACATGTAATAAATATTGGCTCAACTGCGGGACATGAAGCATATCCAAAAGGTCACGTTTATTGTGCAACAAAACATGCCGTAAATGGAATAACAAAATCATTAAGAATGGATGTTGTTGATAAAAATATTAGAGTCAGCACAGTTGATCCGGGAGCGGTTGAAACAAATTTTAGCAATATTCGTTTTTTTGGCGATAAAGAAAAAGCTAAAAATATGTATAAAGGAATTATTCCGTTAGTTGCGGAAGATGTTGCAGAAGCTGTATTATTTTGCGCAACTCGTCCAGCTCATGCAAACATTGCAGAAATTATTATGATGCCCACACAACAAGCTAGTGCAATTGTTTTCCATCGAACTGAGTGA
- a CDS encoding pullulanase, giving the protein MKAQLKIFAFTAIILLIPKINTEGCKLYISENREFINSDTSKHKYSHHQINSLYSNKELGSIVSENQTTFRIFAPNAEQVILKIFEKVDDTNSLDYKMTKDENGVWEFNVEQNLKNKFYAYQVFSESEIENKNIPPLCVDPYAKAVATFSDYLNPRKSIVYNENYDWEDDTWIQRDWRELIIYEMHVRDLTSHKSSGSNFPGTYKGLVEEKITGGINYIKSLGVNTVELLPSQEYGYCEIPFKDSLAGKYNTWNPYERNHWGYMTSNFFAPASYYAENIGVLTRGKWLGVNGEQVKQFKDMVKAFHKNKIAVIMDVVYNHLSEYEIGNLKEIDKQYYFRLDEKGNYIAESYCGNDLKTERPMLRRLIVESIIYWMKEYHIDGFRFDLGKLIDWETIESIIREARKINPDVVFVCEPWGGGYDPMGFSLREWGSWNDQIRNGVKGENPFNGLGWIFGKWYGNNNIDRIKSYVRGTLINEEHGLFQEPEHSVNYLESHDGYTLGDFIRLGLGKIRKDEVITNINKNVHLSHEELQLHKLAALFLFTSQGITMIHEGQEFGRSKVIELDENIEDVEAGTIDHNTYNKDNNTNYINFVHAELNKELLNYYKGLIKLRKFHKVFSKADYDDYSFQNFKKNEFALAYQVKFNNKHYIVIFNADRNQELKFDLPSGWWEVLADENFVLPDIIKSISGSIVLNPSTGIVLKQK; this is encoded by the coding sequence ATGAAAGCGCAATTAAAAATATTTGCCTTTACAGCAATTATTCTTCTTATTCCAAAAATAAATACAGAGGGTTGTAAGTTGTATATTTCAGAAAATAGAGAATTTATAAATTCAGATACATCAAAGCATAAATATTCGCATCATCAAATTAATTCATTGTATTCAAATAAAGAATTGGGTTCTATTGTTTCGGAAAATCAAACAACATTTAGAATTTTTGCTCCAAATGCAGAACAAGTTATTTTAAAAATATTTGAAAAAGTTGATGACACAAATTCTTTAGATTATAAAATGACAAAAGACGAAAACGGTGTTTGGGAATTTAATGTTGAACAAAATTTGAAAAATAAATTTTATGCTTACCAAGTTTTTTCTGAGAGTGAAATTGAAAATAAAAATATTCCACCTTTGTGTGTTGATCCATATGCAAAAGCTGTTGCAACTTTTAGCGATTATTTAAATCCAAGAAAATCAATTGTTTACAATGAAAATTATGATTGGGAAGATGATACTTGGATTCAGAGAGATTGGAGAGAATTAATTATTTACGAAATGCATGTTAGAGATTTAACTTCTCACAAATCTTCCGGATCTAATTTCCCCGGAACATATAAAGGTTTAGTTGAAGAAAAAATTACAGGCGGAATTAATTATATAAAATCTCTTGGTGTAAATACTGTTGAACTTTTGCCATCTCAAGAATATGGTTATTGTGAAATTCCTTTTAAGGATTCTTTAGCGGGAAAGTATAATACTTGGAATCCGTATGAAAGAAATCATTGGGGTTACATGACATCCAACTTTTTTGCACCCGCATCATATTATGCAGAAAATATTGGAGTTTTAACAAGGGGTAAATGGCTTGGTGTAAATGGAGAACAAGTCAAACAATTCAAAGATATGGTTAAAGCTTTCCATAAAAATAAAATTGCAGTAATTATGGATGTGGTTTATAATCATTTATCTGAATATGAAATTGGAAATTTGAAGGAAATTGATAAACAATATTATTTCAGACTTGATGAAAAAGGAAATTATATTGCAGAAAGTTATTGCGGTAATGATCTAAAAACCGAAAGACCAATGCTCAGAAGACTAATTGTTGAAAGCATAATTTATTGGATGAAAGAATATCATATTGATGGATTTAGATTTGATTTAGGGAAATTAATTGACTGGGAAACTATAGAATCGATAATTAGAGAAGCTAGAAAAATAAATCCGGACGTCGTATTTGTCTGTGAACCTTGGGGCGGTGGTTATGATCCAATGGGATTTTCTTTACGCGAATGGGGAAGCTGGAATGATCAAATTAGAAATGGTGTAAAAGGTGAAAACCCATTTAATGGTTTAGGATGGATTTTTGGTAAATGGTACGGAAATAATAATATTGATAGAATTAAAAGTTATGTGCGTGGAACTTTAATTAATGAAGAACATGGTTTGTTTCAAGAACCGGAACACTCCGTAAATTATTTGGAATCTCATGATGGATATACACTTGGCGATTTTATCAGATTGGGTTTGGGAAAAATTAGAAAAGATGAAGTAATTACAAATATTAATAAAAATGTTCATCTCTCTCATGAAGAATTACAACTACATAAATTGGCTGCGTTATTTTTGTTTACTTCGCAAGGTATAACAATGATTCACGAAGGCCAAGAATTTGGCAGATCAAAAGTTATTGAGTTAGATGAAAATATTGAAGATGTTGAAGCCGGAACAATTGATCACAATACTTATAACAAAGATAACAACACAAATTACATAAATTTTGTTCATGCAGAATTGAATAAAGAACTTCTCAATTATTATAAAGGTTTGATAAAACTCAGAAAATTTCACAAGGTTTTTAGCAAAGCTGATTACGATGATTATTCCTTCCAAAATTTTAAGAAAAATGAATTTGCTTTAGCTTACCAAGTAAAATTTAACAATAAGCATTACATAGTAATTTTTAATGCTGATAGAAATCAAGAATTAAAATTTGATCTTCCTTCTGGTTGGTGGGAAGTTTTAGCAGATGAAAATTTTGTTCTGCCGGATATTATTAAATCAATTTCCGGATCAATAGTTTTAAATCCCTCTACGGGAATAGTTTTAAAACAAAAATAG
- the pckA gene encoding phosphoenolpyruvate carboxykinase (ATP), which yields MSGIDLNKYGITSTKQIFYNLSFDELFDHETNPNLQGYEKAYLTELGAVNVMTGVFTGRSPKDKYIVKDETTKDTIWWTSDKAKNDNKPITTEVWYDLKKTVTDQLSNKDLYVVDAFCGANEDSRLKVRFIMEVAWQAHFVTNMFIRPTEEELKNFGEPDFVIMNGSKTSNAKWQEHKLNSEVFTVFNLTEKMQVIGGTWYGGEMKKGMFAMMNYYLPLRGISSMHCSANKGKEGDVAIFFGLSGTGKTTLSTDPKRELIGDDEHGWDDDGVFNFEGGCYAKTINLDIESEPDIYAAIKRDALLENVTVDENGKIDFNDGSVTNNTRVSYPIYHINNIVKPISKAGHATKVIFLTADAYGVMPPVSKLSPDQTKYHFLSGFTAKLAGTERGVTSPQPTFSACFGKAFLSLHPTKYGEELVKKMEKHGSEAYLVNTGWNGSGKRISIKDTRAIIDAILDGSIEKSETKQIPIFNFTVPTFLHDVDPKILDPRDTYANPQDWENKAKELAGLFIKNFEQYTDNEEGKNLVAAGPQL from the coding sequence ATGAGTGGTATAGATTTAAATAAGTACGGCATAACGAGCACAAAACAAATATTTTATAATCTTTCGTTCGATGAACTTTTCGATCACGAAACAAATCCGAATCTTCAAGGTTATGAAAAAGCATATTTAACTGAACTTGGTGCAGTAAATGTAATGACCGGAGTTTTTACCGGACGCTCGCCAAAAGATAAATATATTGTAAAGGATGAAACAACAAAAGACACAATTTGGTGGACATCCGATAAAGCAAAAAATGATAACAAACCAATAACCACTGAGGTTTGGTATGATTTGAAAAAAACCGTAACTGATCAACTTTCCAATAAAGATTTATATGTAGTAGATGCTTTCTGCGGCGCAAATGAAGATTCCAGATTAAAAGTTCGCTTTATTATGGAAGTTGCTTGGCAAGCACATTTTGTAACAAATATGTTTATAAGACCAACCGAAGAAGAGTTAAAAAATTTCGGAGAACCGGATTTTGTTATTATGAACGGATCTAAAACATCAAATGCAAAATGGCAAGAACACAAACTAAATTCCGAAGTCTTCACAGTATTTAATTTAACTGAGAAAATGCAAGTAATTGGTGGAACTTGGTACGGCGGTGAAATGAAAAAAGGAATGTTCGCAATGATGAATTATTATTTACCATTGCGTGGAATTTCATCAATGCATTGTTCCGCAAATAAAGGAAAAGAAGGCGATGTTGCAATTTTCTTTGGTCTTTCCGGAACCGGAAAAACAACACTTTCTACGGATCCAAAAAGAGAATTAATTGGCGATGATGAACATGGTTGGGATGATGATGGAGTTTTCAATTTTGAAGGAGGCTGTTACGCAAAAACAATTAATTTGGATATCGAATCCGAGCCCGATATTTACGCAGCAATTAAAAGAGATGCTTTGTTGGAAAATGTTACAGTAGATGAAAATGGAAAAATAGATTTTAATGATGGCTCTGTTACAAATAATACGCGAGTTTCTTACCCAATTTATCATATTAACAATATTGTAAAACCGATTTCCAAAGCGGGACATGCAACAAAAGTAATATTCTTAACTGCTGATGCTTATGGAGTTATGCCTCCAGTTTCTAAATTAAGCCCAGATCAGACCAAATATCACTTTTTATCTGGATTTACGGCAAAATTAGCCGGAACTGAAAGAGGAGTTACTTCACCTCAGCCAACATTTTCTGCATGTTTTGGAAAAGCATTTTTAAGTTTACATCCAACAAAATATGGGGAAGAATTAGTTAAAAAAATGGAAAAACACGGATCTGAGGCTTATTTGGTTAATACTGGTTGGAATGGAAGCGGAAAAAGAATTTCTATAAAAGATACAAGAGCAATTATTGATGCAATTCTTGATGGTTCAATTGAGAAATCCGAAACTAAACAAATTCCAATTTTTAATTTTACCGTTCCAACATTTTTACATGATGTTGATCCAAAAATTCTTGATCCAAGAGATACTTATGCAAATCCGCAAGATTGGGAAAATAAAGCAAAAGAATTAGCCGGATTATTTATAAAGAATTTTGAACAGTATACTGATAACGAAGAAGGAAAGAACTTAGTAGCTGCCGGTCCGCAATTATAA
- a CDS encoding T9SS type A sorting domain-containing protein, translating to MKSKIFLLASMIMFTSNLLIYPYNDSLKKIKKTNIKAHYSKFNINNISTFIYNDGNSDIHPNGNSGLEYPIGSNKAVVFESGLVWGGKVNGKILVGGSTYSQGLYGGKVLESGNAQDPNDEKVRVYRVRPDYKFGNISNEILDEKKSEREIRNQYAKDWYDWPAEDGAPFKDVDNNGNYNPEIDIPGIPGASQTLWYVANDLDSNRAKELYGSPTMGMEMQVTIWGYKNIDVLEKLFFKKFILINKSKNIFEEMYVSQWCDPDVGYAGDDYVGCDTNLNLGFAYNGELQDDYYGYEVPAVGFNILQGPIVKGNSTDIAKFNGKILNGYKNLKMTSFVRLLKNFNSGFDDPDIGDYDFGTLQFYKIMQALDVFGNLILDPLTNKPTKYSVPGDPVNKIGWYESIDKYGPADRRLAINSGPFTIAPGDTQEVIIAEIVAGGNENIDRLQAITSLKNNCEFAEYLYENDFRDLSQLVSFPIELKKIELDKQIILTWYDSDNVSKIENYDSQLFKFQGYTIYQFPNRNFVKEEAKVVGNFDIIDEVKNITSEIYDEENNFYSNKVLKIANDSGIKRHILIEYDKFSGKYLNNGTEYYFGISFYLTNKNILNVPKIIESEIYTLSAIPQVINSVEYYGVNYGDTIYNYTDPEKTINIISTIANPESLIENEYKISFNINDFWSKTTWDLIDKNGNILSDNNKIHIQNSFGDYAPVYVNGIQINIEIIDSSNSPISIDSLFVFNTTGSKFNKDEIQKREIEKINVFPNPYYATHTNENSQYEKFITFSNLPQRAKIRIYNIAGHLVRTIYKDNESQYITWDLTNEHNFWVASGIYLVYIEMPDLMESKILKLALILETIVPHYF from the coding sequence TCCGGTTTAGAGTATCCAATCGGAAGCAACAAAGCTGTAGTTTTTGAATCGGGATTAGTTTGGGGTGGAAAAGTAAACGGAAAAATATTGGTCGGCGGTTCCACATATTCTCAAGGATTATACGGCGGAAAAGTTTTAGAATCTGGAAATGCACAAGATCCAAATGATGAAAAAGTAAGAGTTTACAGAGTTAGACCTGATTACAAATTTGGAAATATTAGCAATGAAATTTTAGACGAAAAAAAATCTGAGCGAGAAATAAGAAATCAATATGCAAAAGATTGGTATGACTGGCCAGCGGAAGATGGAGCACCATTTAAAGATGTAGATAATAATGGGAATTATAATCCCGAAATTGATATTCCAGGAATTCCCGGAGCTTCTCAAACACTTTGGTATGTAGCAAATGATTTAGATTCTAATAGAGCAAAAGAATTATACGGCTCTCCAACTATGGGAATGGAAATGCAAGTTACAATTTGGGGATATAAAAACATTGATGTTCTAGAAAAGTTATTTTTTAAGAAATTTATCTTAATTAATAAAAGTAAGAATATCTTTGAAGAAATGTATGTTTCTCAATGGTGCGATCCAGACGTTGGTTATGCCGGAGATGATTATGTTGGATGTGATACAAATCTAAACTTAGGTTTTGCTTATAATGGCGAATTACAAGATGATTATTATGGATATGAAGTTCCAGCTGTTGGTTTTAATATTTTACAAGGACCTATTGTTAAAGGTAATTCAACAGATATAGCAAAATTCAATGGAAAAATATTAAATGGTTATAAAAATTTAAAAATGACTTCATTTGTTAGATTATTAAAAAATTTCAATTCTGGTTTTGATGATCCAGATATAGGTGATTACGATTTTGGAACTCTTCAATTTTATAAAATTATGCAGGCACTTGATGTATTTGGAAATTTAATTTTGGACCCACTAACTAACAAACCCACAAAATATTCTGTGCCAGGTGACCCAGTAAATAAAATTGGATGGTACGAAAGTATTGATAAATATGGACCTGCAGATCGTAGATTAGCAATAAACAGCGGTCCGTTTACAATAGCTCCGGGAGATACACAAGAAGTAATTATTGCGGAAATTGTTGCCGGGGGGAATGAAAACATAGATAGACTTCAAGCAATTACATCATTAAAAAATAATTGTGAATTTGCAGAATATTTGTATGAAAATGATTTTAGGGACTTATCTCAGCTTGTAAGTTTTCCTATTGAATTAAAAAAAATTGAATTAGACAAACAAATTATTCTTACTTGGTATGATTCTGACAATGTTTCAAAAATCGAAAATTATGATAGTCAATTGTTCAAATTTCAAGGTTATACAATTTATCAGTTTCCTAACAGAAATTTTGTAAAAGAAGAAGCAAAAGTTGTGGGTAATTTTGATATTATTGACGAAGTGAAAAATATTACATCAGAAATTTATGATGAGGAGAACAATTTTTATTCAAACAAAGTTTTAAAAATTGCAAATGATTCTGGAATAAAAAGACATATTTTAATTGAATACGATAAATTTTCTGGAAAATATTTAAATAACGGAACTGAATATTATTTCGGTATTTCGTTTTATTTAACAAATAAAAATATTTTGAATGTTCCCAAAATTATCGAATCAGAGATTTACACATTAAGCGCAATTCCGCAGGTAATTAACTCGGTAGAATATTATGGCGTAAATTATGGTGATACAATTTATAATTACACAGATCCGGAAAAAACAATAAATATAATTTCCACAATAGCAAATCCCGAAAGTTTAATTGAAAATGAATATAAAATATCATTTAATATTAATGATTTTTGGAGCAAAACTACTTGGGACTTAATTGATAAAAATGGTAACATATTATCTGATAATAATAAAATTCACATTCAAAATTCATTTGGAGATTATGCACCAGTTTATGTAAACGGAATTCAAATTAATATAGAAATAATTGATTCTTCAAATTCTCCAATATCTATTGATAGTTTATTTGTATTTAATACCACTGGTTCCAAATTCAATAAAGATGAAATTCAAAAGAGAGAAATTGAAAAAATTAATGTTTTCCCAAACCCATATTATGCAACTCATACAAATGAAAATAGTCAATACGAAAAATTCATTACATTCTCAAATTTGCCTCAGAGAGCAAAAATAAGAATTTATAATATAGCGGGTCATTTAGTAAGAACAATTTATAAAGATAATGAATCTCAATACATAACTTGGGATTTAACAAATGAACATAATTTTTGGGTTGCAAGCGGAATATATTTAGTTTATATCGAGATGCCGGATTTAATGGAAAGTAAAATCCTAAAACTCGCTTTAATTCTGGAGACTATAGTTCCTCACTATTTTTAA